One Halictus rubicundus isolate RS-2024b chromosome 10, iyHalRubi1_principal, whole genome shotgun sequence genomic window carries:
- the LOC143357897 gene encoding telomerase reverse transcriptase isoform X4, producing the protein MWYNLACVFIFTYTNIKGTLVMDNYTLQSIKEIFGIDFQQYCEHHKIILKKDKYDTFMVPNVSTLAECIDALDGFKLKIDNELKQIQKRKSSLKNQRAKRSHKKCKITKKEEPVTCKNIGRNSFLTDLELHINLYDTSSILPTLTIHRVSSDYILNTANTGNEIYEYILKETMKNIDIVNYETSIPLISTLLNQFQKRHKRFHYSSVLKEITEKQALNQKLKCKYEVPLKQLKSFFDLIFAKVVPLAIFGKLKNLKKVKKAMYQLLITPRFKSLDLTSLIEKLDIYSITWLNNIPILKTQWLILAKFIKWFFNGYLLKILRIQFHITTLSATNNERIYVARPNWCCIQDKFIKKKIFSNCLQPDIKCNEWNPPIGTYKLCAKISNVRPIFLSEYQEVEKKDLQTVFTFLRQLQITEYGLTDFQKTWKSIVQCKYNSGSKNFYLVSCDVMDAFGSIIQAHLYDIIMLLCKKLPKVLVINTYAVKSEKYKGDGTLCYKQYFTDANLQLPLPPGSLYACTHSNSLRIRKGWLLEKIRKYIFYQRVKIREKTYIIGKGIVQGTMLSPVLSDIYYNYVLQKHISSFLHCGEIVRYIDDILYATDNEILAKEFLQLIKKGIPRFNCYFKELKTQSNIINTSSTFTNSINYIGYKINCDTLEVEPKDLSTHMRYLISFSSKNNITPLELFRKRLCNVIGLSKVVLDRTINSKATIIKILQKTCLMQAKRAQVLIKELFDDIEHNVQDIIVIIKITNKKVARYVMKILLR; encoded by the exons ATGTGGTACAATTTAGCTTGtgtatttatatttacttataCAAATATTAAG GGAACTTTAGTGATGGATAATTATACCCTGCAAAGTATAAAAGAAATCTTTGGTATAGATTTTCAACA GTACTGTGAACATCATAAAATAATACTAAAAAAAGATAAATATGATACTTTTATGGTACCTAATGTTAGTACTCTGGCAGAGTGTATAGATGCTCTTGATGGATTTAAACTCAAAATAGATAATGAACTGAAACAAATACAGAAGCGTAAATCATCTTTAAAGAATCAACGCGCAAAAA GATCAcataaaaaatgcaaaattacCAAAAAAGAGGAACCAGTGACTTGTAAAAATATTGGTCGTAATTCATTTCTTACTGATTTAGAATTACACATTAATTTATATGACACATCCTCCATCTTACCTACTCTTACAATTCATAGAGTTTCATCAGATTATATTTTAAACACAGCAAACACAGGAAATGAAATATATGAATACATTTTAAAGGAAACCATGAAAAATATCGACATTGTCAATTATGAAACTTCTATTCCACTTATTTCTACTCTTTTAAATCAATTTCAGAAAAGGCACAAAAGATTTCATTATAGCAGCGTTTTAAAAGAGATAACTGAAAAACAAGCACTTAATCAAAAATTGAAATGTAAATACGAAGTTCCATTGAAACAATTGAAATCATTCTTTGATCTTATATTTGCTAAAGTAGTTCCTCTGGCCATATTTGGAAAgttaaaaaatcttaaaaaggTGAAAAAAGCTATGTACCAGCTTTTAATTACACCACGTTTCAAATCTTTGGATTTGACGTCTCTCATTGAGAAGCTAGAT ATTTATAGCATTACATGGTTAAACAATATACCGATCCTAAAAACACAATGGCTTATTTTAGCAAAATTTATCAAATGGTTTTTTAATGGGtatcttttaaaaatattacgcaTTCAGTTTCACATAACAACACTTTCTGCAACCAATAATGAAAGAATATATGTTGCACGTCCAAATTGGTGTTGCATTCAGGacaaatttattaagaaaaaaatattttcaaattgctTACAACCCGACATTAAATGTAATGAGTGGAATCCACCGATAGGTACTTATAAATTATGTGCCAAAATTTCTAATGTACGCCCCATATTTTTGTCAGA ATATCAAGAGGTGGAAAAGAAGGATTTACAGACAGTTTTCACGTTTTTAAGACAATTACAAATCACAGAGTATGGATTGACTGATTTTCAAAAAACATGGAAGTCAATTGTTCAATGCAAATATAATTCAGGAAGTAAAAACTTCTATCTTGTATCTTGTGATGTAATGGATGCATTTGGTTCTATAATACAGG CGCacttatatgatattataatgtTACTGTGCAAAAAACTTCCAAAAGTTTTGGTAATCAACACATATGCAGTTAAAAGTGAAAAGTACAAGGGTGATGGTACTTTATGTTACAAACAGTACTTTACAGATGCAAATTTACAATTACCCTTGCCACCTGGTAGTTTGTATGCATGTACACATAGCAACTCTCTGAGGATAAGGAAAGGGTGGTTGttggaaaaaattaggaaatatattttctatCAAAGG GTAAAAATACGTGAAAAAACGTACATTATAGGCAAGGGAATAGTTCAAGGTACAATGTTATCACCTGTTTTGTCAGATATATATTACAATTATGTACTACAAAAACACATATCTTCATTTCTACATTGTGGTGAAATTGTAAGAtatatagatgatattttatATGCTACAGACAATGAAATTCTAGCAAAAGA GTTCctccaattaataaaaaaggGTATTCCACGATTCAACTGTTACTTTAAAGAATTAAAAACACAaagtaatattattaatacttcAAGTACATTTACAAAcagtattaattatattggttataaaattaattgcgaTACTTTAGAAGTAGAACCCAAAGATTTAAGTACACATATGCGTTACTTAATATCGTTCTCctcaaaaaataatataactccTTTAGA GCTCTTTAGAAAGCGACTTTGTAATGTTATTGGTTTATCAAAAGTTGTCTTAGATCGTACAATTAATTCTAAAGCAACTATAatcaaaatattacaaaaaacaTGTTTAATGCAAGCTAAACGTGCGCAAGTTTTGATAAAAGAATTATTTGATGACATTGAGCATAATGTTCAGGATATAATTGTAATCATAAAAATTACTAATAAGAAGGTTGCAAGATATgttatgaaaattttattaagat AA
- the LOC143357897 gene encoding telomerase reverse transcriptase isoform X3 encodes MDNYTLQSIKEIFGIDFQQYCEHHKIILKKDKYDTFMVPNVSTLAECIDALDGFKLKIDNELKQIQKRKSSLKNQRAKRSHKKCKITKKEEPVTCKNIGRNSFLTDLELHINLYDTSSILPTLTIHRVSSDYILNTANTGNEIYEYILKETMKNIDIVNYETSIPLISTLLNQFQKRHKRFHYSSVLKEITEKQALNQKLKCKYEVPLKQLKSFFDLIFAKVVPLAIFGKLKNLKKVKKAMYQLLITPRFKSLDLTSLIEKLDIYSITWLNNIPILKTQWLILAKFIKWFFNGYLLKILRIQFHITTLSATNNERIYVARPNWCCIQDKFIKKKIFSNCLQPDIKCNEWNPPIGTYKLCAKISNVRPIFLSEYQEVEKKDLQTVFTFLRQLQITEYGLTDFQKTWKSIVQCKYNSGSKNFYLVSCDVMDAFGSIIQAHLYDIIMLLCKKLPKVLVINTYAVKSEKYKGDGTLCYKQYFTDANLQLPLPPGSLYACTHSNSLRIRKGWLLEKIRKYIFYQRVKIREKTYIIGKGIVQGTMLSPVLSDIYYNYVLQKHISSFLHCGEIVRYIDDILYATDNEILAKEFLQLIKKGIPRFNCYFKELKTQSNIINTSSTFTNSINYIGYKINCDTLEVEPKDLSTHMRYLISFSSKNNITPLELFRKRLCNVIGLSKVVLDRTINSKATIIKILQKTCLMQAKRAQVLIKELFDDIEHNVQDIIVIIKITNKKVARYVMKILLRYEEKMSDLDMCTWNKKILHILWRSYERIFRRDKILGKIFKKISHKKSKSHSNILPVSCYYPNIQI; translated from the exons ATGGATAATTATACCCTGCAAAGTATAAAAGAAATCTTTGGTATAGATTTTCAACA GTACTGTGAACATCATAAAATAATACTAAAAAAAGATAAATATGATACTTTTATGGTACCTAATGTTAGTACTCTGGCAGAGTGTATAGATGCTCTTGATGGATTTAAACTCAAAATAGATAATGAACTGAAACAAATACAGAAGCGTAAATCATCTTTAAAGAATCAACGCGCAAAAA GATCAcataaaaaatgcaaaattacCAAAAAAGAGGAACCAGTGACTTGTAAAAATATTGGTCGTAATTCATTTCTTACTGATTTAGAATTACACATTAATTTATATGACACATCCTCCATCTTACCTACTCTTACAATTCATAGAGTTTCATCAGATTATATTTTAAACACAGCAAACACAGGAAATGAAATATATGAATACATTTTAAAGGAAACCATGAAAAATATCGACATTGTCAATTATGAAACTTCTATTCCACTTATTTCTACTCTTTTAAATCAATTTCAGAAAAGGCACAAAAGATTTCATTATAGCAGCGTTTTAAAAGAGATAACTGAAAAACAAGCACTTAATCAAAAATTGAAATGTAAATACGAAGTTCCATTGAAACAATTGAAATCATTCTTTGATCTTATATTTGCTAAAGTAGTTCCTCTGGCCATATTTGGAAAgttaaaaaatcttaaaaaggTGAAAAAAGCTATGTACCAGCTTTTAATTACACCACGTTTCAAATCTTTGGATTTGACGTCTCTCATTGAGAAGCTAGAT ATTTATAGCATTACATGGTTAAACAATATACCGATCCTAAAAACACAATGGCTTATTTTAGCAAAATTTATCAAATGGTTTTTTAATGGGtatcttttaaaaatattacgcaTTCAGTTTCACATAACAACACTTTCTGCAACCAATAATGAAAGAATATATGTTGCACGTCCAAATTGGTGTTGCATTCAGGacaaatttattaagaaaaaaatattttcaaattgctTACAACCCGACATTAAATGTAATGAGTGGAATCCACCGATAGGTACTTATAAATTATGTGCCAAAATTTCTAATGTACGCCCCATATTTTTGTCAGA ATATCAAGAGGTGGAAAAGAAGGATTTACAGACAGTTTTCACGTTTTTAAGACAATTACAAATCACAGAGTATGGATTGACTGATTTTCAAAAAACATGGAAGTCAATTGTTCAATGCAAATATAATTCAGGAAGTAAAAACTTCTATCTTGTATCTTGTGATGTAATGGATGCATTTGGTTCTATAATACAGG CGCacttatatgatattataatgtTACTGTGCAAAAAACTTCCAAAAGTTTTGGTAATCAACACATATGCAGTTAAAAGTGAAAAGTACAAGGGTGATGGTACTTTATGTTACAAACAGTACTTTACAGATGCAAATTTACAATTACCCTTGCCACCTGGTAGTTTGTATGCATGTACACATAGCAACTCTCTGAGGATAAGGAAAGGGTGGTTGttggaaaaaattaggaaatatattttctatCAAAGG GTAAAAATACGTGAAAAAACGTACATTATAGGCAAGGGAATAGTTCAAGGTACAATGTTATCACCTGTTTTGTCAGATATATATTACAATTATGTACTACAAAAACACATATCTTCATTTCTACATTGTGGTGAAATTGTAAGAtatatagatgatattttatATGCTACAGACAATGAAATTCTAGCAAAAGA GTTCctccaattaataaaaaaggGTATTCCACGATTCAACTGTTACTTTAAAGAATTAAAAACACAaagtaatattattaatacttcAAGTACATTTACAAAcagtattaattatattggttataaaattaattgcgaTACTTTAGAAGTAGAACCCAAAGATTTAAGTACACATATGCGTTACTTAATATCGTTCTCctcaaaaaataatataactccTTTAGA GCTCTTTAGAAAGCGACTTTGTAATGTTATTGGTTTATCAAAAGTTGTCTTAGATCGTACAATTAATTCTAAAGCAACTATAatcaaaatattacaaaaaacaTGTTTAATGCAAGCTAAACGTGCGCAAGTTTTGATAAAAGAATTATTTGATGACATTGAGCATAATGTTCAGGATATAATTGTAATCATAAAAATTACTAATAAGAAGGTTGCAAGATATgttatgaaaattttattaagat ATGAAGAAAAAATGAGCGATTTAGATATGTGTACCTGGAATAAGAAAATTCTTCATATTTTATGGAGATCTTATGAACGTATTTTTAGAAGGGACAAGATTTTGGGGAAGATTTTTAAGAAAATCTCGCATAAGAAGAGTAAGAGTCACTCAAATATTCTACCAGTTTCTTGTTATTACCCAAATATCCAAATCTGA
- the LOC143357897 gene encoding telomerase reverse transcriptase isoform X2 has protein sequence MWYNLACVFIFTYTNIKGTLVMDNYTLQSIKEIFGIDFQQYCEHHKIILKKDKYDTFMVPNVSTLAECIDALDGFKLKIDNELKQIQKRKSSLKNQRAKRSHKKCKITKKEEPVTCKNIGRNSFLTDLELHINLYDTSSILPTLTIHRVSSDYILNTANTGNEIYEYILKETMKNIDIVNYETSIPLISTLLNQFQKRHKRFHYSSVLKEITEKQALNQKLKCKYEVPLKQLKSFFDLIFAKVVPLAIFGKLKNLKKVKKAMYQLLITPRFKSLDLTSLIEKLDIYSITWLNNIPILKTQWLILAKFIKWFFNGYLLKILRIQFHITTLSATNNERIYVARPNWCCIQDKFIKKKIFSNCLQPDIKCNEWNPPIGTYKLCAKISNVRPIFLSEYQEVEKKDLQTVFTFLRQLQITEYGLTDFQKTWKSIVQCKYNSGSKNFYLVSCDVMDAFGSIIQVLVINTYAVKSEKYKGDGTLCYKQYFTDANLQLPLPPGSLYACTHSNSLRIRKGWLLEKIRKYIFYQRVKIREKTYIIGKGIVQGTMLSPVLSDIYYNYVLQKHISSFLHCGEIVRYIDDILYATDNEILAKEFLQLIKKGIPRFNCYFKELKTQSNIINTSSTFTNSINYIGYKINCDTLEVEPKDLSTHMRYLISFSSKNNITPLELFRKRLCNVIGLSKVVLDRTINSKATIIKILQKTCLMQAKRAQVLIKELFDDIEHNVQDIIVIIKITNKKVARYVMKILLRYEEKMSDLDMCTWNKKILHILWRSYERIFRRDKILGKIFKKISHKKSKSHSNILPVSCYYPNIQI, from the exons ATGTGGTACAATTTAGCTTGtgtatttatatttacttataCAAATATTAAG GGAACTTTAGTGATGGATAATTATACCCTGCAAAGTATAAAAGAAATCTTTGGTATAGATTTTCAACA GTACTGTGAACATCATAAAATAATACTAAAAAAAGATAAATATGATACTTTTATGGTACCTAATGTTAGTACTCTGGCAGAGTGTATAGATGCTCTTGATGGATTTAAACTCAAAATAGATAATGAACTGAAACAAATACAGAAGCGTAAATCATCTTTAAAGAATCAACGCGCAAAAA GATCAcataaaaaatgcaaaattacCAAAAAAGAGGAACCAGTGACTTGTAAAAATATTGGTCGTAATTCATTTCTTACTGATTTAGAATTACACATTAATTTATATGACACATCCTCCATCTTACCTACTCTTACAATTCATAGAGTTTCATCAGATTATATTTTAAACACAGCAAACACAGGAAATGAAATATATGAATACATTTTAAAGGAAACCATGAAAAATATCGACATTGTCAATTATGAAACTTCTATTCCACTTATTTCTACTCTTTTAAATCAATTTCAGAAAAGGCACAAAAGATTTCATTATAGCAGCGTTTTAAAAGAGATAACTGAAAAACAAGCACTTAATCAAAAATTGAAATGTAAATACGAAGTTCCATTGAAACAATTGAAATCATTCTTTGATCTTATATTTGCTAAAGTAGTTCCTCTGGCCATATTTGGAAAgttaaaaaatcttaaaaaggTGAAAAAAGCTATGTACCAGCTTTTAATTACACCACGTTTCAAATCTTTGGATTTGACGTCTCTCATTGAGAAGCTAGAT ATTTATAGCATTACATGGTTAAACAATATACCGATCCTAAAAACACAATGGCTTATTTTAGCAAAATTTATCAAATGGTTTTTTAATGGGtatcttttaaaaatattacgcaTTCAGTTTCACATAACAACACTTTCTGCAACCAATAATGAAAGAATATATGTTGCACGTCCAAATTGGTGTTGCATTCAGGacaaatttattaagaaaaaaatattttcaaattgctTACAACCCGACATTAAATGTAATGAGTGGAATCCACCGATAGGTACTTATAAATTATGTGCCAAAATTTCTAATGTACGCCCCATATTTTTGTCAGA ATATCAAGAGGTGGAAAAGAAGGATTTACAGACAGTTTTCACGTTTTTAAGACAATTACAAATCACAGAGTATGGATTGACTGATTTTCAAAAAACATGGAAGTCAATTGTTCAATGCAAATATAATTCAGGAAGTAAAAACTTCTATCTTGTATCTTGTGATGTAATGGATGCATTTGGTTCTATAATACAGG TTTTGGTAATCAACACATATGCAGTTAAAAGTGAAAAGTACAAGGGTGATGGTACTTTATGTTACAAACAGTACTTTACAGATGCAAATTTACAATTACCCTTGCCACCTGGTAGTTTGTATGCATGTACACATAGCAACTCTCTGAGGATAAGGAAAGGGTGGTTGttggaaaaaattaggaaatatattttctatCAAAGG GTAAAAATACGTGAAAAAACGTACATTATAGGCAAGGGAATAGTTCAAGGTACAATGTTATCACCTGTTTTGTCAGATATATATTACAATTATGTACTACAAAAACACATATCTTCATTTCTACATTGTGGTGAAATTGTAAGAtatatagatgatattttatATGCTACAGACAATGAAATTCTAGCAAAAGA GTTCctccaattaataaaaaaggGTATTCCACGATTCAACTGTTACTTTAAAGAATTAAAAACACAaagtaatattattaatacttcAAGTACATTTACAAAcagtattaattatattggttataaaattaattgcgaTACTTTAGAAGTAGAACCCAAAGATTTAAGTACACATATGCGTTACTTAATATCGTTCTCctcaaaaaataatataactccTTTAGA GCTCTTTAGAAAGCGACTTTGTAATGTTATTGGTTTATCAAAAGTTGTCTTAGATCGTACAATTAATTCTAAAGCAACTATAatcaaaatattacaaaaaacaTGTTTAATGCAAGCTAAACGTGCGCAAGTTTTGATAAAAGAATTATTTGATGACATTGAGCATAATGTTCAGGATATAATTGTAATCATAAAAATTACTAATAAGAAGGTTGCAAGATATgttatgaaaattttattaagat ATGAAGAAAAAATGAGCGATTTAGATATGTGTACCTGGAATAAGAAAATTCTTCATATTTTATGGAGATCTTATGAACGTATTTTTAGAAGGGACAAGATTTTGGGGAAGATTTTTAAGAAAATCTCGCATAAGAAGAGTAAGAGTCACTCAAATATTCTACCAGTTTCTTGTTATTACCCAAATATCCAAATCTGA
- the LOC143357897 gene encoding telomerase reverse transcriptase isoform X1, whose product MWYNLACVFIFTYTNIKGTLVMDNYTLQSIKEIFGIDFQQYCEHHKIILKKDKYDTFMVPNVSTLAECIDALDGFKLKIDNELKQIQKRKSSLKNQRAKRSHKKCKITKKEEPVTCKNIGRNSFLTDLELHINLYDTSSILPTLTIHRVSSDYILNTANTGNEIYEYILKETMKNIDIVNYETSIPLISTLLNQFQKRHKRFHYSSVLKEITEKQALNQKLKCKYEVPLKQLKSFFDLIFAKVVPLAIFGKLKNLKKVKKAMYQLLITPRFKSLDLTSLIEKLDIYSITWLNNIPILKTQWLILAKFIKWFFNGYLLKILRIQFHITTLSATNNERIYVARPNWCCIQDKFIKKKIFSNCLQPDIKCNEWNPPIGTYKLCAKISNVRPIFLSEYQEVEKKDLQTVFTFLRQLQITEYGLTDFQKTWKSIVQCKYNSGSKNFYLVSCDVMDAFGSIIQAHLYDIIMLLCKKLPKVLVINTYAVKSEKYKGDGTLCYKQYFTDANLQLPLPPGSLYACTHSNSLRIRKGWLLEKIRKYIFYQRVKIREKTYIIGKGIVQGTMLSPVLSDIYYNYVLQKHISSFLHCGEIVRYIDDILYATDNEILAKEFLQLIKKGIPRFNCYFKELKTQSNIINTSSTFTNSINYIGYKINCDTLEVEPKDLSTHMRYLISFSSKNNITPLELFRKRLCNVIGLSKVVLDRTINSKATIIKILQKTCLMQAKRAQVLIKELFDDIEHNVQDIIVIIKITNKKVARYVMKILLRYEEKMSDLDMCTWNKKILHILWRSYERIFRRDKILGKIFKKISHKKSKSHSNILPVSCYYPNIQI is encoded by the exons ATGTGGTACAATTTAGCTTGtgtatttatatttacttataCAAATATTAAG GGAACTTTAGTGATGGATAATTATACCCTGCAAAGTATAAAAGAAATCTTTGGTATAGATTTTCAACA GTACTGTGAACATCATAAAATAATACTAAAAAAAGATAAATATGATACTTTTATGGTACCTAATGTTAGTACTCTGGCAGAGTGTATAGATGCTCTTGATGGATTTAAACTCAAAATAGATAATGAACTGAAACAAATACAGAAGCGTAAATCATCTTTAAAGAATCAACGCGCAAAAA GATCAcataaaaaatgcaaaattacCAAAAAAGAGGAACCAGTGACTTGTAAAAATATTGGTCGTAATTCATTTCTTACTGATTTAGAATTACACATTAATTTATATGACACATCCTCCATCTTACCTACTCTTACAATTCATAGAGTTTCATCAGATTATATTTTAAACACAGCAAACACAGGAAATGAAATATATGAATACATTTTAAAGGAAACCATGAAAAATATCGACATTGTCAATTATGAAACTTCTATTCCACTTATTTCTACTCTTTTAAATCAATTTCAGAAAAGGCACAAAAGATTTCATTATAGCAGCGTTTTAAAAGAGATAACTGAAAAACAAGCACTTAATCAAAAATTGAAATGTAAATACGAAGTTCCATTGAAACAATTGAAATCATTCTTTGATCTTATATTTGCTAAAGTAGTTCCTCTGGCCATATTTGGAAAgttaaaaaatcttaaaaaggTGAAAAAAGCTATGTACCAGCTTTTAATTACACCACGTTTCAAATCTTTGGATTTGACGTCTCTCATTGAGAAGCTAGAT ATTTATAGCATTACATGGTTAAACAATATACCGATCCTAAAAACACAATGGCTTATTTTAGCAAAATTTATCAAATGGTTTTTTAATGGGtatcttttaaaaatattacgcaTTCAGTTTCACATAACAACACTTTCTGCAACCAATAATGAAAGAATATATGTTGCACGTCCAAATTGGTGTTGCATTCAGGacaaatttattaagaaaaaaatattttcaaattgctTACAACCCGACATTAAATGTAATGAGTGGAATCCACCGATAGGTACTTATAAATTATGTGCCAAAATTTCTAATGTACGCCCCATATTTTTGTCAGA ATATCAAGAGGTGGAAAAGAAGGATTTACAGACAGTTTTCACGTTTTTAAGACAATTACAAATCACAGAGTATGGATTGACTGATTTTCAAAAAACATGGAAGTCAATTGTTCAATGCAAATATAATTCAGGAAGTAAAAACTTCTATCTTGTATCTTGTGATGTAATGGATGCATTTGGTTCTATAATACAGG CGCacttatatgatattataatgtTACTGTGCAAAAAACTTCCAAAAGTTTTGGTAATCAACACATATGCAGTTAAAAGTGAAAAGTACAAGGGTGATGGTACTTTATGTTACAAACAGTACTTTACAGATGCAAATTTACAATTACCCTTGCCACCTGGTAGTTTGTATGCATGTACACATAGCAACTCTCTGAGGATAAGGAAAGGGTGGTTGttggaaaaaattaggaaatatattttctatCAAAGG GTAAAAATACGTGAAAAAACGTACATTATAGGCAAGGGAATAGTTCAAGGTACAATGTTATCACCTGTTTTGTCAGATATATATTACAATTATGTACTACAAAAACACATATCTTCATTTCTACATTGTGGTGAAATTGTAAGAtatatagatgatattttatATGCTACAGACAATGAAATTCTAGCAAAAGA GTTCctccaattaataaaaaaggGTATTCCACGATTCAACTGTTACTTTAAAGAATTAAAAACACAaagtaatattattaatacttcAAGTACATTTACAAAcagtattaattatattggttataaaattaattgcgaTACTTTAGAAGTAGAACCCAAAGATTTAAGTACACATATGCGTTACTTAATATCGTTCTCctcaaaaaataatataactccTTTAGA GCTCTTTAGAAAGCGACTTTGTAATGTTATTGGTTTATCAAAAGTTGTCTTAGATCGTACAATTAATTCTAAAGCAACTATAatcaaaatattacaaaaaacaTGTTTAATGCAAGCTAAACGTGCGCAAGTTTTGATAAAAGAATTATTTGATGACATTGAGCATAATGTTCAGGATATAATTGTAATCATAAAAATTACTAATAAGAAGGTTGCAAGATATgttatgaaaattttattaagat ATGAAGAAAAAATGAGCGATTTAGATATGTGTACCTGGAATAAGAAAATTCTTCATATTTTATGGAGATCTTATGAACGTATTTTTAGAAGGGACAAGATTTTGGGGAAGATTTTTAAGAAAATCTCGCATAAGAAGAGTAAGAGTCACTCAAATATTCTACCAGTTTCTTGTTATTACCCAAATATCCAAATCTGA